The sequence TGTTACTGCACAACACTTCTGTTTACATTGCTTAGTGGGATCACAGATTgtatgctttttttattattacagattTGACATCAGGTGACTTCAGAATTGTCAGCGGCCACAGCAAACGACGTGGTAATCTTTTGAAATGTACGTGTGTATTATGTCAATATGGTGACATGGTAGCTGTGATTTGTATTTGATTTTTAGTGACTGGAAAAGTTCACTGTACACTTTTGTGAACTTTTCACTATGTACACTGTCGATTGTAAACACCAAACGTGCCAGATTGATTGCTGAGTTCCTGAACAAGTTTGTTTCACTCTGAGGATTACtaaaatgtttgtaaataaatgttgccCATTTCAGTGGGTAATAtctattatataatttaaattattccATCTTTCCTGGCATATAGATTCCAGTGGAGTGACCTTTGATCCAGTCACAGCTAGTGCCTCAGTGCTTCTCTCTGAAGATGGCCTGGCTGTCACTGTGGAGCACAGTGGGCTACCTACCTGGAAAGACTACCAGGTCAACAAAGAGATAGGCTTCAGGGTTCTGTGCTCTCAAGAGTTCAGCAGGGGGCAGCATTACTGGGAGGTTCAGCCACCAGAGGGCGAAGGCAGCAGCTGGGCTGTGGGTGTGACATACAAGATCAGTCAGGACCGTTACCAGAGTTTGGGTCAAGACAGCAGCTCCTGGTGTGTCAGGTGGCAGAACAAAGGGGATAATGCGGATACTGACAAGTTGACCAACAATACTGAAATAAAAGATGAGGAAGTAATGCTAACAAAGTCACTAGCTAAGGAAGGTGCTGTGAAGATCAAGATGCCCAATCTGGAATCAAAGAAAAGCAAACTCGAAGCATATCTTAAAACCGATATGACCAAGGGCGTTCATCTTCAGGACAAGCACAAAACAGAAATAACTCAAGCACTGGTGGAACAAGTAACAGAAGAAGAGGAGTATGTCTCAGAGTTGAAAGAGAACAAATGCACTTTAACAACTGGGAAGGAGGACAAAAATATCCCAAAATATTCTGGCACTGGATTTTTTGCCTCCTATAACCAGGAGGTGAACCTGATTTCTGAGAAGCCTCCTGGGAAGATCGGCGTGTTGTTGGACTGTGACCAAGGGTGGCTATCCTTTTTCTCAGTTTCTGACTTTAAGGTTCAGTTGTGCTACAGATTTCAGGCCCTATTTTCTGCTCCTGTCTGTCCTGCCATATGGTTAAGAGATCCAGATAGTACAATGACTATAATCAAAGGACTCAAAACATTACAGTAATGCGAGCTGCATGGAAAATAAATTTCTTATGCATTATTATTTCTGTAGTGACAACATATAGTACACATTCACTTTTATGGTAGCTGCTCAACAGATGTGGGAGGAAAAAAACTTCTGTAATCGTTAATAGAATAAACTCATAATAAGATGCAAAAATTGGttctcaaataaaatatataaccaaCAAGCAAATTTAAAACTTACTTTGCCTCTTTGGCTGCAATGACTTGCCTCACTACTGTACAGTGTGCTGATTTTCTTTTCAGATTCATGTCTACTATTTGATTAACTGGTAAACATCCATTCTTATGGATGACAGGTTTTAATTGGTGTTATGTTCACCAAAACATAATGAAGAAAACatgatttcaattcaatttatttgtatggtgcttttaacaagtgacattgtctcaaaccagctttacagaagcatagaaacaaaaaaaatggtaaAGTGTAAAGTTAAATTACTGAtgtctaacatttatccctaatgaacaagcctgtgGTGACCGTGTCAAGGAAAAActacctgagatgatatgaagaagacaccttgaaaggaaccagactcagaagggaacccatcctcatatgggtgccACTAAcaagtaaatactgtaaatctaAATATGTTTGTAGTCGAGtagaattgtgcaaccaagagatcctgaggaactaataggtcaaGTGAAATGACTTCTGTGGCTGAAGTGAAGATAATTTAGCTAACTTaagctaaaaaataaatcagctttCTGAACAGCATCCTTTTGTGCATCTTTCTTGTGTCCATTGTGGCTTCCTCTGAAGAAAATAAGCACATAAACCCAAAGCCTCTACAGGACCCATTGAAGCTCATCACCTGTAAAACATCATGAGGCAAAAATGTGGACACAGGTTATTACGGATTAATAGTTTTAAGTGACCTTGATGATGGTTCTGAATAGTAAGAACTCGACTCTTTATGCAGAAGCTCATCATCCAGAGAGACATCCAGAATCTTCCCAAACAGCTGGACATACTACAAAACAAAGAGCATCATcaacatctgctccatgcatgcatgtgtgtatatgtatacagtatgccTGCTTGAACTTGTGATTTAGCTTAGGATTTCCCACTTCCTTCTTCCTCTGACATCAGTTTGCagctttaaatgcattaaaatacaCCACTTTTCACAAACAGAATGTTTGTTAGCAGTACTATGGTATCAAGGTACCATGTTAGCAGTAGAATATTTGATCtcaaacaaatcataaaatgtATCTATTGTACAATATAATGCTTTATCCAGCTGTGGAAATTAGATGTAGAGCAAATGCATGGATACTGGGACATTAGGTATAATTTGGGACAGTTCACCTTGGCAGCATTCATTTTCTTGTCTGATTCATGAATGTGAAAAGTGATGTCACTAAACACTTAGAGTCAATGTGCTTGATGAAGGTTGCTGTTGTTCTTTCAAAATGACGTAATATACATTATGTAAGAGGTGTCGtcaaaacaaacaggaagaTGACCCCAATTTCCTTACAGAGAAAAGTTTTAAGCTTATCAGTAATTTAAAGATGTCAGAGGTGTGTTTATGATAAAAGGGAAGagagtattaaaataaatcttctCGGAACGAACGAGCATGATTCTGCATTTTACAGGGTTAATCTAAAATATCTGACCTAATCGTACAGAATAATACTGTGACCCCAAATGTCAAATCCCAAATATATATTATcccaattttatatattatatatttgtttattatatatttatttctttttctctcttctgtttcagtacttctgtaaagctgatttgagacaatgaGAAATTGTTAaaggcgctatacaaataaattgaatcgaATCATTGACTCTAAGTTTCTTTTTCTAGCATCTGGTCATTTAAAATGCTAATGATAGTTCATTAATTCTTATTTgtaaatttctatttaaataaatgtaaactgtaacattttgaattaatttaaaataataatgataattttcCTCTTTTCTATTTCCATCATGGATCAATGGAATCTCTGTGtctaaaaaatagaataaaaatataataataataataataatccagcaGCTGGCTCACGAGCACATATACAATGCACTGTAGAAACAGGGGACAACTGCCTCTCAACCCAGCATTTgggtaaaataaacaaaaaaaagtcgaTTTCTAGTCTAACCTTTAACATACGTAATAAAAACTTTCCAGGTTAAATAAATTGATAGCGTTTAGATATTTACTTAGTAAGACATTGGGTTGAAATTTGAAATCGTCGACAGTTGGGTTAAACCATTTACACCTTGGAGGCGTCACTAATGGCTTCCAGTACTTTACTACAGTGCATGTTAACTTCGCCCGACAAGGTAACGTTTTATGTAGTTAATACGGTTTTCTTGTGCTTATCGTAATCTGTAAGATTTACTGACTGTCGTATCTGGTCGTGATGTCGGTTTTAGGTGCGAGACGTTATGGAACAATCCAGAGAGACTGTGATTGAAACAAGTAAGTGGCTTTAGCAGCTTAGCTAGCGGTCACCAGCTCTACAGCGTGTTTTTACAACTCTTTATAAATGTCAGACTTGTCAACAAAACCGTTTTTTTCTCGATTTAGTGGAGCTCGTCCATGTCACTCATGTCGTAGATGCCATCACGTTTTGGGCTCAGGTAATCCAAGCCTTCCTCTTggttagctagttagcaaatTGATAAATAGTCATCTAGCTACATCAATAAGTTCTTCtatagtttgtgtttgtatgctATGTGTTCTGTAATGACATGTGAACCGTTTTACAATCTTTATTCCCTTTTTTATGGAGTATGTGACTGAGGATAAGGCGTATGAGAAGATGGACATGGTCCTGGCAGAAAAATGCCCCACTGCACAGAGAGCGAAGGGAAATCCAAGTCCCCACAAGGTGATCTATAGCAGTAACACAGTGTGTTTTATGATcctttagatattttatttatttatttatttatttatttaacgcAATTTGGTGTACATTCTTATTCAGAATGGCATAACGCTTTAAGTTCAGGGCATACAGATATTAGTAAGTTAAAAACCCTGTTATTTTGCTGCTGCTCCTTGTGCCATGGTCACAAGTGCTATGAAGTCGCCCTACAACTGGATGCTATGGTAACGTACTTTAACATGCAGAACTTCCTGTTCTTTAATTACAGGTTTATCGTTAAAGCGTCTTTAATTTAGAGTCTGATATATCATTTCACAAAatcattttctctatttttatgTGACGTTGCCAAAATATCCATTAAGTTTACTCTGATTATGTAAAAttacctcagtcatggtattgccggcctgagactcgaaccaacaaccttagggttaggagtcaaactctctaaccattaggccacgacttcccccatgtAATGCAATGCATACATTATCATCATAGGAACTCAACAAGTTAAAGTATGGTAGAATGGGTTAACGCTCCAAAATACACAGGAGTGAAAATCTAGAAAGTGTATTgtgattcttttttatttttctgtattttctgtggGTGTGTTTTATTGGTAGTTTGTGTAACACTTATTACTTTAAAATGATGCTGACAGTACGACTGTTATTACACTCTCCTGTACTATCAACAGAAATGGTGGAAATAATTTTTAGACaattaaattacttttttttgttgcttttttgtaATGGACAATCGTTAGCAGGGGAAAATCTATAGTGCACAATCTATGAACCTATTTTGAACCTATTTTGTATTGAAACAAGAGAAGCATCCAGAGGCGCTTTAATGCTTTTGTCCTTTACTTCTATGTTGCAGGTTTATGCCGCCTGCTACTCAGGAGACAGATGCTGGTACAGGTGCAAAGTGCAGAAGCAGATGTATGACACAGTAAGCACAATCTCacaatcaaaaataataatcgAAATAAAATTCCAAGTCTGCAAGTCCTTTTTGAATCGTTTGCATCGATTTGTCGAAATTATAGCACGGCTCTCCCGTCTTAATGTCTTAAtgaccttttttcccctcatcatTTTTAGTTCCATGTTGTTTATATTGATTATGGAAATGAGGAGACAGTAATGAGGTCTGATCTAGTTGAACTCCCAGAGGATGTGCAGTACGCTGCACTCGCTAAAAGATACAAGTTCTACGGCTTTCAATTAGCAAACGAACAGGATTCAACACTTTGCTCCCAGGTACCCATTGTGCAAACGTTGTTGTAACTGTTAAGTGCAATAAGTGAATGTCATTTTGTTAGATTCAAGAATAATGTGGAAttgcatacatttttattttgaagttgTTTTTATATGCCCAATTATTTTCTCTGTGCCTCTGATTTAGTTTGATTGTTTTCACCCATAAATTTCACCCTTAGATGTCGTTCCTTTGGCACTTTAATAACCTCACGCattgtattataataaatgCAGCCTGCTGAATAAAAGAGCTAAAATAACAAACTGTATCACTGTTCAAATCCTACTGAAGGTAAATGTCTATATACATCAGTGTTGTATATTGTAACTTCATATTCCAGGGGAAGTCCTTTCTTCAGAATCTGATCTATGGAAAGAAGTTGCGCATTAATACGATGTCAGAGTGCTTTGATGGAACGATCCTGGTTCAGGCATTTCAGGGCAATCTGGACATTGGTGAAGAGGTGTTGAAGTTTAAATTCGCCACAGTCAATCTACCAGTACCACCATCTCCCACTAAGGCTCCTCAGAAGCAGACTGGATTGTGGCACTCTAGGAGACCTCAGAGAGAAGGCGATAGCACGGGCTCTTTAGGATATGCTCCCAAGTTACGGCCCGGTGTCTCCAACCAAAAGCCTCAAGTCTTAATGTAAGATATTTGTTTCACTCATAATAAGACATTCTCAGTGGAAACAATATAGGGCTGCAGCATAATGGCTAAAACGCTAATCACGATATATAAAGCAGTGCTTCATGTAAAAATTTAGGGGAAaggcatttaaaataaacagaaagcagatatttaaattttttcacAGGTTTCCTACTGTAGTATGAGTAACAATTTTAGCTTTCTAAAACAAAGTCTTCTGGCATCCTTTCCTGAAAGCAAATCATGCTGTCGGATTCGATTAGAACAAGTTTAATAATCACTTTAAATGCTCTTTCAGTAGCATTTTCACTACTTAGTAATTAACTAAAAAGCTCACTTTAACCAAATGATTATGACCTTTTTATAGAATCAATTTAAAGTACAATTTAACGCTTGACGCTGAATCTTTCTGttgctgtaaagctgctttgcgacaGTCCAACGTTTGAAGCGTTACACGTACACAATGTGCAGCCTAGTCATCACATTTTTTTGAATATGACTTCACTTGATTATGATTCAGGTCATAGTAAAGATCCGTTTTAATGCGTTTTCTGTATGGCTTCAGGGAGGAAAGCTCTGGGAAAACCGGAATAGATTTCACTGTGCCAGAAGCAGAGAGGGAGCTAAGAGGGAACGAGCAGCCTAACACAGAGATGCTCCAGCTGTGTCATCAGGTCACCGAGCAAATGCTGAATGAAGCCAAGTCAGAGCTGCAGGTGCTCATTATTCTCCTTCTGCATTTAGCTTTAGTTTTCCCTAAACAATACATCCAGAATTTTGCAGAggttttctctttcctttctttttttttttttgtgaattttttacatttttatttatagttttttttttacatttttatttatagttttttttttttgtgcagacAGAAATACCTGATTCTTTTTCTAAATTTTTTGCAGAACAGACACATGtatgaaattattttctatgaTGGCTatatgacgtgtgtgtgtgtgtgtgtgtgtgtgtgtgtgtgtgtgtgtgtgtgtgtgtgtgtgtgtgtgtgtgtgtgtgtgtgaacccacAAGAGCTTTGGCTGTCTGATGTATCATTAACGTCAAACAATGCATCTTGATCCAAATCTGAAGAAAATTTAGCtctacatttatgacatttaaaaGCTCCTCATAATATAGATTTTGCTTGATTTCTTCCAGCGcaaaatcctggagaaacactCCCAACCCTCATCATTAATCATCACTCACTAAATCAAAATCTGCCCATCCTGTAGCGCACACATCTTGGGTTTGCACAGTTAAGGCACAGATGTTAAATAATGAGTCTGTCAAGCATTTTTGCCTTTATTTGCCTTACATTTTTGCAATTATTTCTGCTGtgctatttttgttttgtagaaGGCAAGAGAAGAggtacaagagaaaataaaggaGATAAAGAAACTTGAGAAGGTTAAGTGCGACCTCCAATATCATGCAGATCATCTACAACAGCAGCTACAGGAAGTCAGATTGGAGCTGGAGGTTAAACAAAGACTTATTTTAAAAGTTTCttataaataaagatatttttcaTTAAACCCGGGCCTTTGGTGACTCTAAATGTTTGTCAACCTGTATGCATATAATCTGAAcgaatttctttgttttcaatTCACGCTGTGCTAACTTTATTGGTTTGTTTGACAGAAAGCGAGTGAGGAGCGTCCAAGAAAGGACGAGAGTGTAGAAGTCAACATGGACTCAACAGTATGTGAGAGGTTTTCTCGACTGGCTGAGAAAGTGGAAGCAGTTAGAAGAAACAGGTAACATCTATAAAATCCAAATTCCTATacctttccaaaaaaaaataggacTCTAGCAGTGCAGTTGTTATGCAGGGAGGGAGTTCAGGAGAAACAATCAGGAGGCTTCTGAGACCTTGTGTGAGTCTGAAATCTTCAGTTCCTCCTTCTTGACTGTTAAGTACGAACTGATcagtatatgcatatatatgaATAATCTGGACATATTACTTCCATCATGTTGCCTCTGTCATGTGACCTACAATATCAGATTAACCGCAAAACGTCTTTTCTATTCAAacacaactgttttttttttcttgtttaatcCTTCGAAGAGTTTAGTTTATTGAGGAACAGCTTTTAATTCCTGTAGCGCTTATACTCAGCTCGTCTGTGTTAGACTTCCTATTCCTTTGGCATACTGCTTTTATCCTACTGTATAGTAGGGTGTTAGGGATACACAGATGCAGCTTTAGTCTCTTTGCTGCACGTTTTCTTGTGGTTCAAGTGACCCTGCCTCCTAGTGGACATACTCCCCTgatgtgtatgtacacatgctcacagatagggggtttttacacctggtcacttcatgcgttttctgtgatctgatagctatttgatcgtaaaaagaccaggtgtaagtgccctccgaaacgtttttgagatggatataaatccaatcgctcaaaccacttcaggaggtggtctgggacgcatttcagatgaaactggacaggtgtaaatgcatgtggttgctCAAgacacatacgtcagcgctatactcctcccaaactgaagtacgtcactcgcaggtgactcgcgagtcgtacatcgcaccagaaacaaacatgttttcccaccagcgctgggtCTTTCAACCAGGTGTCTcatttggtcttaaaatgcactgctgctgccagctaaaatgcagcaaacagtaaatgctgttttttgtagcaaccgcatacaccaaagcgtgttccatttcaattgccccggaaatgaggtgaaatatatttgcatattgggcgggagtagaaagatcggatcgatatccgattcgccaagacgcatttatgtggcctaatgtaaatggaacagttttaacaaatcagatagctatcggatcagagaaaacacatgaagtgaccaggtgtaaaaaggcccatacACACGCGCAGTTCAGTTTTGTGGTTAAATCCCCTTTGTCTTTTTCAGGGAAAGAAATCCGTGCACTGCAGTAGAAAGTCTCTCTGAATCCGTAGTTCTGGTGCTCAATAATAAAATTGTCATGCCACTCACATCAGAAACACTTGAGGTGGCTTGGGAAGGCTACAGACAGGCCTTAAAGCAGCTTAAAGAGTGTGAAAATGTGAGTATTGGCATCATATTATATAATGAGTGTATATTCTTCACGCTTTATatcactttttctttatttgcattCCATGAATTTACATTTGCCAGAACTTACAGTGACTGTGACATCTCATTCACCATGTACACATGTATCTAATTATTGCAATTGTGTTGCATAAGAAATCTGGATTTTTATGCAAACAACAAGAAGCAATCCAACTGAACTCACTGTAAAATATATCTCAGTTCTTTTTGAATGAACTTGGAAATGCATGGAAATAGTCAGCaggctttttttccccaaatgttttgtaaaaaaaaatttatattcgtttattaactttttattttccaaaaagttacttcttgttttttgtgttcattACTGAATCTAGGCCCGTTATAGCTGGTATTCATTGTCATACAAGTTATTGTAGAAATCAGCCGAAAGGAACTGTTATTGTCCTTTACCAGGTTGTGTTTCATTGGGATATAAATGATATTGCTTACATGTAAAATCTCTATCATTTATGGCTATGATGGAAAATACTAAGAACTCTGAACACAAAAGATTTGTACAAATCAGTTGCGTCCGCCAGCTTGATGGTCAGACTTAAGGTTAGACTTCGTAAGTCAGGGTTGTGTCTGTGGTGAAATTTGCGCTGATCCGTTAGTTCACTCagctacaaactgttgtagaaaggacattatttacatttacattatttcctgtccagtggcACCCAAacgaggatgggtttccttctgagtctggttcctctcaaggtttcttcctcatctcagagagtttttccttaACACCTCatgcttgttcattagggataaatattagagataaatagtaacttactTTCAAAATTTTTGTTCTGTTCCTATACTTCTGTtaagcttctttgagacaatcTCTCAAGGAACATTGAGATTTCTCTGTAAAGCACATTGAGAcagtgtgaattgttaaaagcgctaaataaatagattttaattgAAATCAGTTAATGGGTATTAACTGAAATTTAAACAGTTAACATACCTTTAAGCACAATTTGTGTGCTTTACATGTCTGAATGAGCTGGAAACTTGCCAGGAGCTGAACCCATGATGCCTCCATACAGTGTCGAGGAACGTTCATGATGGAAAACTGAGCCCATAGATCTCAGTTTTAAGAGTACAGAGCATGTTTTAGTTGACTTAAGATCAGCTGTTACACCAATTTCACAATTCTTCTATACAGGATacagtgaattaaaaaaaaaaaaatcacacaatgtAGGCTAATTTAACAGATATTTCTAAGACGTCTTGTCCACCAGAGCTTGTCCAGTACCTGGTAGTTCAAACCTTTCTTATTATATGGAAGCTGCAAGCGTTGAGTGCACGAATCTCCAACATTCCTCCCATTATTTTTGTTGAAGTTATCAGTGTATTAACAGAGCAAGGGcactgtttatttgtgttagtaTGGATATTTTGCTTGTTCTGTCAGAAGGGGGAGTTGCAGGACCTGGTGAACAGCAGGAATCAGGCTCGCAGTATTCTACTAACTGCCATAGATGACTTCCTTCTGGTGGTGGGGAGTCTGCCAATTAGTGATCGCTTGAACACCCTAAAGGTGTGTGTGGAAATTTGATATTGCTATAGTTAGTAATTAggctaaaattaattttaaacctaTTTAATTGACTGGAGTTAAATAGATGTTCTCGGTCAGCATTGTAATGCGTGTGTCTGACTCCCAACTGTTTAATTAACAGGATGTCAACTCATCATTGATGGCTGTATTCGGTTCAGTCCAAACTGATGATGCTCAAGGTCAGTCTTTAGAGCAGTTTTGTGAGTGGAAAACTCAAAAGCTTCATAAGTTCAGAAATGTGTGCCAGGCGACAGATTATTCCCTCTGTGCTCTCAGTGACTGGGCAGCCAACACCAGCAAGGTACTGTGCAAAATTAAAACCTACTAAACTCTGTTACTCTGAgcaaatgtgttatttattaggTAATAAAGACAGTAGTGGTGTGTACCTCATACCTGATACCtaagaaaacaacaataaagGCATCgattttcttttagtttaaCCATTAAGAGATCATTCTAATgattttttgtgtttagtttttctGCCTGACTGAGAAGATTGCTGTGAGCCTGGAGGCAGTTGGTGCAGGAGTGGATGAGCTCCTGAAGCAGGCTGAGTCTGATGTGTGTGAGGAGCTGACTATTACATTTTTTGTGAGTGAGAGTGGCTGGTCTTATTGTATGTAAGCATTTAGATATTCAGTTCTGCTAGCTTTGTTTATTCGTGAGACATTGTTAATCTTCTTGCGTTTCTTAGGAGCAAAACGTTGAGGACATGAAAATAATGGCTGCTGCGTGCCATACAGTGATGCAGCATATCCAAAAAGAGCAGCACCTGCTTAGTGGCCTCAGAAAGATGTATGAAGATAACAGAAAGGTAAGAAGAGAGCACTAACTGGATGGCTTTTAATTTATAATGTACGATCGTTTAAGTGCTGATTCCTGTTAATAGACGTCGTGTAGCTTACGcttttttcactgtttatacAAGTTTAAGGAGGACATGGTGCATTGGCAAAACAAATCACCTAAAGCAGATGAGCTCTTGCACATAAAGAAACGCATAAAGAGCCTGCGTTCACAGTTACGATGGAAACTGGTAGAGGTGGGCTGCCTGGAAGAGGTAACTAATTCACTAGTTTAACCCTTCTAAACGTTTGGTGATGTTTTCGTCCACTAGGGGCAGAGTTTCCCCATTTCTGGCCACatctttctctgtgtttcagctAAAGGAATGATTTTTTGGGTCAAACCTTTATATAACAATCTATTACCAATTTAATTATTGATgtgaaaaatatgaatatacaaataataagttGACATATTAATTGGACTTTGTAATTGATAGGCAGATGA is a genomic window of Tachysurus fulvidraco isolate hzauxx_2018 chromosome 15, HZAU_PFXX_2.0, whole genome shotgun sequence containing:
- the stk31 gene encoding serine/threonine kinase 31 isoform X1, which gives rise to MASSTLLQCMLTSPDKVRDVMEQSRETVIETMELVHVTHVVDAITFWAQYVTEDKAYEKMDMVLAEKCPTAQRAKGNPSPHKVYAACYSGDRCWYRCKVQKQMYDTFHVVYIDYGNEETVMRSDLVELPEDVQYAALAKRYKFYGFQLANEQDSTLCSQGKSFLQNLIYGKKLRINTMSECFDGTILVQAFQGNLDIGEEVLKFKFATVNLPVPPSPTKAPQKQTGLWHSRRPQREGDSTGSLGYAPKLRPGVSNQKPQVLMEESSGKTGIDFTVPEAERELRGNEQPNTEMLQLCHQVTEQMLNEAKSELQKAREEVQEKIKEIKKLEKVKCDLQYHADHLQQQLQEVRLELEKASEERPRKDESVEVNMDSTVCERFSRLAEKVEAVRRNRERNPCTAVESLSESVVLVLNNKIVMPLTSETLEVAWEGYRQALKQLKECENKGELQDLVNSRNQARSILLTAIDDFLLVVGSLPISDRLNTLKDVNSSLMAVFGSVQTDDAQGQSLEQFCEWKTQKLHKFRNVCQATDYSLCALSDWAANTSKFFCLTEKIAVSLEAVGAGVDELLKQAESDVCEELTITFFEQNVEDMKIMAAACHTVMQHIQKEQHLLSGLRKMYEDNRKFKEDMVHWQNKSPKADELLHIKKRIKSLRSQLRWKLVEVGCLEEADDLDLPEILRKKEEITQTRNALFQEIGHEKEQYKKLSELVNGNFPELLQLYPEADISSYLISEGLLMKSLDRDIFDAEPMRELSGRRPLVCTEFQCQKVVLKGYSVDEELEVKMIKQAAQYHRAQNQCPSSAMPLLGLFFGKSDPLAYIIVPYYSNGSLKALQKLSPLTPSEIGRVMRGVLLGLQSLHESCIIHASLNPNNVFVLNRKQGIVGDFDFTKTPEQRAVDYGMVAGSISLVAPELRQSEPPSPATDMYAVGGLVLWLHAPDYTGDVFSEQHGPRLSGLQLEVQTLISKLLVCSGRLSAAEALRDYYFLLEEN
- the stk31 gene encoding serine/threonine kinase 31 isoform X2, with amino-acid sequence MASSTLLQCMLTSPDKVRDVMEQSRETVIETMELVHVTHVVDAITFWAQYVTEDKAYEKMDMVLAEKCPTAQRAKGNPSPHKVYAACYSGDRCWYRCKVQKQMYDTGKSFLQNLIYGKKLRINTMSECFDGTILVQAFQGNLDIGEEVLKFKFATVNLPVPPSPTKAPQKQTGLWHSRRPQREGDSTGSLGYAPKLRPGVSNQKPQVLMEESSGKTGIDFTVPEAERELRGNEQPNTEMLQLCHQVTEQMLNEAKSELQKAREEVQEKIKEIKKLEKVKCDLQYHADHLQQQLQEVRLELEKASEERPRKDESVEVNMDSTVCERFSRLAEKVEAVRRNRERNPCTAVESLSESVVLVLNNKIVMPLTSETLEVAWEGYRQALKQLKECENKGELQDLVNSRNQARSILLTAIDDFLLVVGSLPISDRLNTLKDVNSSLMAVFGSVQTDDAQGQSLEQFCEWKTQKLHKFRNVCQATDYSLCALSDWAANTSKFFCLTEKIAVSLEAVGAGVDELLKQAESDVCEELTITFFEQNVEDMKIMAAACHTVMQHIQKEQHLLSGLRKMYEDNRKFKEDMVHWQNKSPKADELLHIKKRIKSLRSQLRWKLVEVGCLEEADDLDLPEILRKKEEITQTRNALFQEIGHEKEQYKKLSELVNGNFPELLQLYPEADISSYLISEGLLMKSLDRDIFDAEPMRELSGRRPLVCTEFQCQKVVLKGYSVDEELEVKMIKQAAQYHRAQNQCPSSAMPLLGLFFGKSDPLAYIIVPYYSNGSLKALQKLSPLTPSEIGRVMRGVLLGLQSLHESCIIHASLNPNNVFVLNRKQGIVGDFDFTKTPEQRAVDYGMVAGSISLVAPELRQSEPPSPATDMYAVGGLVLWLHAPDYTGDVFSEQHGPRLSGLQLEVQTLISKLLVCSGRLSAAEALRDYYFLLEEN